TCTAAAACTAATGGGATATACTGCACCACCATCAGGCCCTTCAACTTCGTTAAAACTAATGGGATATATTGCGCCAACATCAGGCCCTTCAACGTCATTTTCAATGTCaaaaaaggggggaaaaaaCAGAGTAAACTTTATGCTCTCTTGTTATGCTTTCAAGCCTTCATAAccagaaaataataattaaaaagtagCACTTGAATCTTTCACCTGGGAATCACCTCAGTAATAGTGACTGGAACAGAACTCATCTGATAGCTGGTCGCGGCAGATGATTCAAGCGACTTTTTACTCGAAGATGCCTCTCCATCTTGAAAGAATCCTGGTGCCGTGAGTTCTTTCTCATTCAGCCGAACGTTTCTTCCCAGCATTTCAATAACCTGACTCATTAAAGGCCTTCGATTGGCTGCTGCTTGCGTGCAGAAAAAGGCTATTTTCATGTACCTAAGGACTTCTTCCTCCGGGAATTCTCCGAGCTCAGGATCCACGAACTCTATGAGCTTGCCTTCTTCATGGAGCTGCCATGCCtattaaagcaaacaaaaataatataatttttaatattgaaatataaGGCTGTTGTGCTGAAATATGTTGAAGAACCATACATAGTGCCGGGCTCTGAAGCTTAGGAGAAAACTGTATAATTCTCGTAAACAAAATTAAACGCATACCCATTCCAAAAGTAACTTCATCGTGCCTCCCCAGTTTGTCTTTGAGCTACTTCGTCCACTAATTATTTCGAGCACAAGTACACCGAAACTATAAACGTCAGCCTTCATGGTTAACTGACCACCCAAAGCATATTCCGGGGCCAAATAACCACTGCACAGAACAAAGTAGGCAGGAGTCATTACCATTTCCTTTTCACTCGTTATATAAAATCGATTTTAGAACTTTGGGTTTCATTTGGAACCAAAATCCAAGAGATGGCGTCCGATCTCTtgtgacttttttttttcttttacgaaTTCAGTGACTGAAATGCTGCATATCCCTAGCACCAAGACTTGGCCCGAACTCTAAAGGGAAATAGGATACCAATAAAGGTTCAGATAAATCATGCACTAAACTCCTCTTTTCCTACTTGATATATAGTGTATCTTCTTTGACATCTAGTGTGAATTCAATTACATGAATACAATatgcttatttaaaaaaaccatataaattatatgcaAATACTATTCTCGTACTAACTATAAGCTTTTCTTCAGCTTTATTATGTTTTGACAGTATTTGTTGTTTCCTTGCTAGGATTTGTAGACATGTAGGTAATGCAGATTATGGACTTGGCATCTCTTTTGAGCTGCCCAAGGTGTGCAAATTGAACATCAATCCATGAAAGCATTTTCGATTTCAAAGAGTAAATCGATTGGGATCTTTATCTTATACCTAGTGAATGATTTCTCGAAGAAGTCTATATTCAATGTCAACACTAAAAGCCTCAAAAGGTGAACAGAGCAGACAAAATAATCTAATGTTGAACAAGAACCAAGAAAACAGTGACTTACGTTGTTCCTGCTATCCTGGTACTAATATGAGTGATGTTATCTGGAAAAAGTTTAGCCAACCCAAAATCTCCAATTTTAGGGTTAAAGTCTTTGTCAAGAAGTATGTTACTAGATTTGATGTCTCTATGAACGATACGTGGAACAAGTTCTTCATGAAGGAAAGCAAGACCCCTAGCTATACCCATGCAAATAGCAGATCTTTTGCTCCAGTCCAGTTGGATATTCGTACTCCTTTGGTCTGCAAAAGCAAGGAATCAAAAATGATAGCTAAGTTTTCCGCTGTGTTCTCGGCATATAAACAAAATAGGTTATGCCCTGGGCTTGGCCAGCATTCAAACAAAAACTTCAGACCATTCGTACCTAATAAAACTTTATCAAGACTCTTATTTTCAACGTATTCATAGACCAATATACGATTAGCTCCTTGAATGCAACACCCGATCAGCTCTACAAGGTTCGGATGCTTGACATTTGATATAGTATTGATCTCCGTCAAAAATTCATGAGCTCCCTGCTTCGATTGTGCTGCAAGTGTCTTCACAGCAACTTCAGTTCCATCTTTTAGAATTCCCTAGCAACAGATATTATTAGTTAGTATTCAACACCCAAGTTTGGCTTACAAGTGAATGCTAGAATCTTAGAATCTCCTAACCAAGGAACCATTCTAAGGAAATCACATCCAGGCTTAGGGATCCTTGAACCTTTAGTCTAGTTAGCCTCTAGTATAAGTCAGCCACCAATGAAAGTTGCAACTGAAAGCTAAATTTCTGTTAATACGTCCATGTTTTCAATCTTTTATGAAATCAGTTATAAGCCAAAATATAAAGGACTGATGAATATGGATTCAAATCAATAAAACCAATACTAATATTATCAAACCAATTTTACATCAAGAAATAAGATGAATACTAAAAGAAGATGTCTGGTATAGTTAAAACTTAGATATGGGC
This genomic stretch from Gossypium raimondii isolate GPD5lz chromosome 6, ASM2569854v1, whole genome shotgun sequence harbors:
- the LOC105773971 gene encoding cold-responsive protein kinase 1, producing MSCGCFGGSVVKRRQSTARATGGIDEQLIRTVNHFSYDQLKLATDDFHSSNKIGRGGFGTVYKGILKDGTEVAVKTLAAQSKQGAHEFLTEINTISNVKHPNLVELIGCCIQGANRILVYEYVENKSLDKVLLDQRSTNIQLDWSKRSAICMGIARGLAFLHEELVPRIVHRDIKSSNILLDKDFNPKIGDFGLAKLFPDNITHISTRIAGTTGYLAPEYALGGQLTMKADVYSFGVLVLEIISGRSSSKTNWGGTMKLLLEWAWQLHEEGKLIEFVDPELGEFPEEEVLRYMKIAFFCTQAAANRRPLMSQVIEMLGRNVRLNEKELTAPGFFQDGEASSSKKSLESSAATSYQMSSVPVTITEVIPR